A single region of the Rhopalosiphum padi isolate XX-2018 unplaced genomic scaffold, ASM2088224v1 scaffold25, whole genome shotgun sequence genome encodes:
- the LOC132931552 gene encoding uncharacterized protein LOC132931552 yields the protein MWTPPQPSSSLLSSSPAPVRCPHPCCGATKNSKSTLQEFGNFQSQLDVDDIFVDISHETISFNTIRHYETDPNTGLLVNTYEQPVNGYHFYSQIRNEDERLYVKQMTGETDLNQMYYILQKFKESLLFKPNRVCNYTSKLINICVLYLVLESHGIPVRGNYLSYVDTNIISFMIDCIVRSRILSHWKHNPCTKQLISDLITNYNKNNMLVTVCKFETARERAQFLCDQIKQHGNFTKSISYSEYEKLIKRFENRIHDQMYYNFDKMFLMSLIELPSFTAIIDTAAMSYV from the exons ATGTGGACGCCACCGCAGCCATCGTCGTCGTTACTGTCATCGTCGCCGGCGCCGGTGCGTTGTCCACACCCA TGTTGTGGTGCAACGAAGAATTCTAAGTCGACGTTACAAGAATTCGGAAATTTCCAAAGTCAATTGGACGTAGACGATATATTTGTAGACATATCGCATGAAACGATCTCGTTCAACACGATCAGGCATTACGAAACCGATCCAAATACCGGATTACTGGTAAACACGTACGAACAACCCGTAAACGGATATCATTTCTATTCACAAATACGTAACGAAGACGAACGGTTGTACGTAAAACAAATGACGGGCGAAACCGACCTCAACcagatgtattatatattgcaaaaatttaaagaaagtttACTGTTTAAACCGAATCGCGTATGTAACTATACATCGAAATTGATCAATATATGCGTTTTATATCTAGTGTTGGAAAGTCACGGCATACCGGTACGTGGTAATTATCTATCGTACGtggatactaatattataagttttatgatAGATTGCATAGTCCGTAGCCGTATATTGAGTCATTGGAAACACAACCCGTGTACAAAACAATTGATATccgatttaattacaaattataacaaaaacaacatGTTGGTCACGGTGTGTAAGTTCGAAACGGCGCGGGAACGAGCTCAGTTCCTATGCGATCAAATAAAACAACATGGTAATTTTACCAAGTCCATATCGTATTCAGAATACGAAAAACTCATAAAGCGTTTCGAAAACCGAATACACgatcaaatgtattataatttcgaTAAAATGTTCTTGATGAGTTTAATCGAATTACCTAGTTTTACAGCCATAATAGATACAGCCGCAAtgtcttatgtataa